A single genomic interval of Penicillium psychrofluorescens genome assembly, chromosome: 2 harbors:
- a CDS encoding uncharacterized protein (ID:PFLUO_002575-T1.cds;~source:funannotate), whose amino-acid sequence MIKPPFSPLRRGHIAARAFSISHARRNAAALPARKPVGAFRGGLFGFLTGSVVAGGSVYWYILGDYRIANEMLSDDITALQSATLSLQSYIRELEDKVDRLHKK is encoded by the exons ATGATCAAACCGCCGTTCTCTCCCCTGCGAAGAGGCCACATCGCCGCGCGCGcgttctccatctcccacGCCCGACGCAACGCGGCGGCTCTACCGGCGCGGAAACCTGTTGGCGCGTTTCGGGGCGG tctcttcggcttcctcACTGGATCCGTCGTCGCCGGCGGCTCGGTGTACTGGTATATCCTGGGCGACTACCGGATTGCAAACGAGATGCTCTCAGATGATATTACG GCGCTTCAGTCGGCTACACTTAGTCTGCAGTCGTATATCAGAGAACTTGAGGATAAGGTGGATCGGCTGCACAAGAAGTAA
- a CDS encoding uncharacterized protein (ID:PFLUO_002576-T1.cds;~source:funannotate) has product MFRVELLTDTKSTAQPGWAYVPDRGFDPAKAAMAPTLGRKRGIRDAGKGGDMTSRQNTAIVRHLAELDRENQRDVQIPVPVKQAKEAGARGTRAKTTSNVRRILQSQKTFRNHLDDEEAAISLGAAGVSGGGGGGGAAQSTGVGGMSGGAVQAKSGIASKGSKSSSVAQRKRPLAAGATTSASATPAPSVPETAETGTGADDEADDGESAPKPKLLKTEYDNDPLLRSYAPTAPSERLMQRLLAEPPLSYNASRAGPPALTAPPRHFCCMCGYWVA; this is encoded by the exons ATGTTCCGCGTCGAACTCCTCACAGATACAAAATCGACCGCCCAACCGGGCTGGGCCTACGTGCCAGACCGAGGCTTCGACCCCGCCAAAGCAGCGATGGCGCCGACGCTGGGCCGAAAACGCGGCATCCGCGACGCGGGCAAGGGCGGCGACATGACGTCGCGCCAAAACACAGCGATCGTGCGACACCTCGCAGAGCTGGATCGCGAGAACCAGCGCGACGTGCAGATTCCCGTTCCCGTCAAGCAGGCTAAGGAGGCTGGTGCGCGCGGGACGCGCGCGAAGACAACCTCGAATGTGCGCCGCATCTTGCAGTCGCAGAAGACGTTTCGGAATCACCTTGATGATGAGGAGGCTGCTATTTCTTTGGGTGCGGCGGGTGTATcgggaggagggggaggaggaggtgcagcGCAGAGTACAGGCGTGGGTGGAATGAGTGGCGGAGCGGTGCAAGCGAAGAGCGGGATCGCCTCCAAGGGGAGCAAAAGCAGCAGTGTTGCACAACGGAAACGTCCTTTAGCGGCCGGAGCGACAACCTCAGCATCTGCGACACCCGCACCCTCAGTACCCGAGACAGCAGAGACAGGTACAGGCGCAGAcgacgaagccgacgacggcGAATCCGCGCCCAAACCCAAGCTCCTCAAAACCGAATACGACAATGACCCCCTCCTCCGTTCATATGCGCCCACCGCGCCCTCAGAACGGCTCATGCAGCGCCTCCTCGCCGAACCGCCTCTGTCATACAATGCGTCGCGGGCAGGGCCGCCTGCGTTGACAGCGCCGCCGAGGCATTTCTGTTGCATGTGTGGGTATTGGG TTGCATGA
- a CDS encoding uncharacterized protein (ID:PFLUO_002577-T1.cds;~source:funannotate) produces MPSLFSWLRRLYSLDTLDTRFTSSASASAQTAADTRPPAAKDARANSIAQGARAPLWRTPEFFVYYLFFITMVPLMFKTVVDASNENNPVYAKYSHLLSPGWVPGRLMDNSDAQYASFHDNIPYLVALLVAHPLLRRVYNLFSNRSAQSSTSSAAAAFDAQLEQRMQFDFGFGLVFLTAIHGLSALKILFIFNINYRIAKNLPRSYVPIATWVFNICTLFANELCHGYPLEPIAMALSPGSGTPGDQGTLLVQWARTLDGFGGLMPRWEVLFKVTLLRLISFNMDYYWSLDYPSASPIKKKQLDPAALSERDRVKIPAEPAAFNMRNYVAYLLYSPLYLAGPIVTFNDYVSQQRYTPLSITRTRTILYGIRFFLTLLCMELILHYIYAVAISKSSPDWSIFTPGQLSMLAFFNLHIIWLKLLIPWRFFRLWALVDGIDPPENMVRCMSNNYSAFAFWRGWHRSFNRWIVRYIYVPLGGGGGGHRPANGKPTGSPPPSSGLGAKLQKICNFLLVFTFVALWHDIDLRLLMWGWLVTLFVLPEVLATMAFPAKRWSSRPTAYRVLCGVGSVGNILMMMVANLVGFALGLDGLNDLLASLTGSYLGLAYLISCCVVLFVGVQVMFEIREGELRAGINLKC; encoded by the exons ATGCCCTCCCTCTTTTCCTGGCTGCGGCGGCTCTACTCGCTCGACACCCTTGACACTCGCTTCACTTCCTCCGCCTCTGCGTCTGCccagaccgccgccgacacGCGACCTCCCGCCGCCAAAGATGCCCGCGCCAACTCCATCGCTCAGGGCGCGCGTGCGCCTCTTTGGCGCACGCCCGAGTTCTTCGTCTActacctcttcttcatcacaATGGTTCCATTGATGTTCAAGACGGTCGTGGATGCTTCGAACG AGAACAATCCGGTCTATGCCAAGTACTCGCATCTGTTGTCCCCAGGCTGGGTTCCTGGCCGTTTGATG GACAACTCCGACGCCCAATATGCGAGCTTTCATGACAACATTCCCTACCTTGTAGCGCTCCTCGTTGCACACCCGCTACTCCGCCGGGTTTATAATCTGTTTTCGAATCGTTCAGCGCAatcctccacttcttccgCGGCTGCTGCCTTTGACGCTCAACTCGAACAGCGCATGCAATTCGATTTTGGATTTGGGTTGGTGTTTCTGACGGCCATCCATGGGCTATCTGCTTTGAAGATtcttttcatcttcaacatTAATTACCGAATTGCCAAAAATCTCCCGCGGTCCTACGTCCCCATTGCCACTTGGGTCTTCAACATCTGCACCTTGTTCGCCAACGAGCTATGCCACGGATACCCTCTGGAGCCGATTGCAATGGCACTATCTCCTGGTAGCGGAACACCGGGAGATCAAGGCACGCTGTTGGTGCAGTGGGCGCGGACACTGGATGGATTTGGAGGGTTAATGCCGCGATGGGAGGTCCTCTTCAAAGTTACCCTCCTGCGCCTGATCAGTTTCAACATGGACTACTACTGGAGTCTCGATTACCCATCGGCAAGTCCAATTAAA aagaaacaacTCGACCCGGCGGCCCTCTCTGAAAGAGATCGCGTCAAGATCCCCGCAGAACCGGCTGCTTTTAACATGCGCAATTACGTTGCCTACCTACTCTACTCCCCCTTATATCTTGCCGGCCCTATTGTCACATTCAACGACTACGTCTCGCAGCAACGATATACACCACTATCAATCACTCGCACCCGCACCATCCTTTACGGCATCCGATTCTTCCTCACCCTGCTCTGCATGGAACTGATCCTCCACTACATCTACGCAGTAGCAATCTCCAAATCTTCCCCGGACTGGTCGATCTTCACCCCAGGCCAACTCAGCATgctcgccttcttcaacctCCACATCATCTGGCTGAAGCTCCTCATCCCCTGGCGATTCTTCCGTCTCTGGGCCCTTGTCGACGGCATCGATCCCCCAGAAAACATGGTCCGGTGCATGTCCAACAATTACTCCGCCTTCGCCTTTTGGCGCGGCTGGCACCGTTCCTTCAACCGCTGGATCGTGCGATACATCTACGTCCCActgggtggtggcggtggtggccatCGTCCTGCCAACGGCAAACCCACCggctctcctcctccgtcgtCCGGACTCGGCGCCAAGCTGCAGAAAATCTGTAATTTCCTCCTCGTTTTCACTTTTGTTGCGCTCTGGCACGACATCGATCTCCGCCTGCTCATGTGGGGTTGGCTGGTTACGCTGTTCGTCTTGCCGGAAGTGCTGGCTACCATGGCGTTCCCGGCTAAGCGCTGGAGCTCCCGGCCGACGGCGTATCGGGTGCTCTGTGGTGTTGGAAGTGTAGGCAATATCCtcatgatgatggttgcgAATCTGGTCGGCTTTGCGCTCGGTCTGGATGGGCTGAACGACTTGCTTGCCAGTCTGACTGGCTCGTACTTGGGGCTTGCATACTTGATCTCGTGTTGTGTGGTGCTCTTTGTCGGAGTGCAGGTGATGTTCGAGATCCGGGAGGGCGAGTTGCGCGCGGGCATCAACTTGAAGTGCTGA
- a CDS encoding uncharacterized protein (ID:PFLUO_002578-T1.cds;~source:funannotate), with translation MSTKRTAFKVHGTVQGVGFRDFVQKSAINLGLHGYVEGEAQGSGETVQTFLQQINKGPRMAHVDKLEKMEMEPREDEDRFQVLNTSKSLFGSEC, from the exons atgtCAACCAAACGA ACTGCGTTCAAGGTCCACGGCACCGTGCAAG GTGTCGGATTCCG CGACTTCGTTCAGAAATCTGCCATCAATCTGGGGTTGCATGGCTAT gtcgagggcgaggccCAGGGCAGCGGTGAGACCGTGCAGACGTTCCTCCAGCAGATCAACAAGGGCCCCCGGATGGCCCACGtggacaagctggagaagatggagatggagcctcgcgaggacgaggatcGCTTCCAGGTGCTGAACACCTCCAAGTCTCTGTTTGGCTCGGAGTGTTAG
- a CDS encoding uncharacterized protein (ID:PFLUO_002579-T1.cds;~source:funannotate) produces the protein MRFHGAAIPLLGMISFVCAAPTGATGGQTQLPDGMPSPSLKQLAKIEQNARGTLPNAPPPPSISHKGITNLKLIAFNELFEVAYFNELLRNITNNVPGYTFSDEHDRDFVIEAFTAILAQEELHALDANGALSHFGVDEIQPCRYQFPVTDFESAVILASTFTDLVLGTLQDVVERFAIGKDVGLARQIASVIGQEGEQQGWYRVLQGKIPSELPFLTTSDLNFAFTAIQNFVVPGSCPNIQDIPLKTFEPLTIATPPRAETQKITVVFKDPGFNDRNELWITYINQQNLPIVEPLDILSQANGSVAAKALFPYNEYEMNGFTIAAITKCVGPFANADEVAEHTIAGPGLIIVN, from the exons ATGCGTTTCCACGGAGCCGCTATTCCTCTGTTGGGAATGATCTCGTTTGTCTGTGCAGCACCCACTGGAGCCACAGGAGGCCAGACTCAACTGCCGGATGGAATGCCCAGCCCTAGCCTAAAGCAGCTGGCGAAAATCGAGCAGAATGCGCGTGGGACCCTGCCAAAcgcccctcctccgccttctATCAGCCACAAGGGCATCACCAATCTGAAACTGATCGCGTTCAACGAGCTGTTCGAGGTCGCCTACTTCAACGAGCTGCTCCGGAACATCACCAACAACGTCCCTGGCTATACCTTCTCCGACGAACACGACCGCGACTTTGTGATCGAGGCTTTCACGGCTATCCTGGCG CAAGAGGAGCTTCATGCGCTCGACGCAAACGGCGCCTTGAGCCACTTTGGCGTCGACGAGATTCAGCCCTGCCGGTACCAATTCCCCGTCACGGACTTTGAGTCCGCCGTTATTCTGGCTTCCACCTTCACGGACCTGGTTCTGGGCACGCTGCAGGACGTCGTGGAGAGATTCGCCATTGGTAAAGACGTCGGTCTCGCGCGGCAGATTGCCTCGGTCATCGGGCAGGAGGGCGAGCAGCAGGGCTGGTATCGCGTTCTCCAGGGCAAGATCCCAAGCGAGCTTCCCTTCCTGACAACCAGTGATCTGAACTTCGCGTTCACTGCCATCCAAAACTTTGTCGTCCCGGGCAGCTGTCCCAACATCCAGGACATCCCACTGAAGACATTCGAGCCCTTGACCATTGCCACACCTCCTCGTGCCGAGACGCAGAAGATCACCGTTGTTTTCAAAGACCCTGGCTTCAACGACCGAAATGAGCTGTGGATCACCTACATCAACCAGCAGAACCTCCCAATCGTCGAACCCCTGGACATCCTCTCTCAGGCCAATGGCAGCGTAGCTGCCAAGGCACTTTTCCCTTATAATGAGTACGAGATGAACGGCTTTACTATTGCGGCTATCACTAAATGCGTTGGACCCTTCGCCAACGCAGACGAGGTGGCCGAGCACACGATCGCTGGACCGGGTCTCATAATCGTCAACTGA
- a CDS encoding uncharacterized protein (ID:PFLUO_002580-T1.cds;~source:funannotate): protein MSVDGANVSSGTDWVNYLADMTGSLTNIHCEVGSEQCHLGALSDADACKQNPEWTPMLFFALSACENLFDWYSGVQGALQKQANDFQTQVMGIVTTFTPHDVSGNSASATLTMVGGLLGAISGLLGPLSAGASAGAGVASGVLAFANGAQSSMQANYAQLLQNELDTYSSVEDLVGRSITLMQNATLMVVENAINAVPDNSGQDSGYYWYDYTTSAPYLMRNGTFAEELGNYEYNILSGQLTQYVNSSAVTAAWVQQDVFIAKRTDDINGIAPCDIDLDKLNGARACSPDGSTAYFFMVSQQFSPFYSWGCYDGVPGVSDVGNYGLDLYTMATAAEWIQDNYFDSVGYFPNISPTDMVKAFTSQYDPLPNGYFINLPILDADGLSPPETYGDDYVEEALFLIEVASQLPNVDNWPYSIPYNLNN from the exons ATGTCGGTCGATGGCGCAAATGTTTCATCTGGAACCGACTGGGTGAACTACCTAGCGGACATGACTGGAAGTCTTACAAACATACATTGCGAAGTAGGGAGTGAGCAGTGCCATCTTGGCGCGCTTAGCGACGCAGACGCGTGTAAACAGAATCCCGAATGGACGCCGatgcttttctttgctctCTCTGCTTGCGAGAACCTCTTCGACTGGTATTCAGGCGTCCAAGGTGCGCTTCAGAAACAAGCAAATGATTTTCAAACCCAAGTCATGGGTATCGTCACAACTTTTACACCTCATGATGTGTCTGGC AACTCCGCATCTGCAACATTAACAATGGTTGGTGGTCTCCTAGGCGCAATTAGTGGTCTTCTAGGGCCTTTAAGTGCAGGGGCTTCGGCTGGTGCTGGAGTCGCAAGTGGTGTTCTTGCTTTTGCAAATGGTGCACAAAGCTCAATGCAAGCAAACTACGCCCAGCT TTTGCAAAACGAGCTTGACACCTATAGCTCAGTGGAAGACTTGGTTGGACGATCCATTACGCTAATGCAAAATGCCACTCTCATGGTCGTCGAGAATGCAATCAACGCTGTTCCCGATAATAGCGGACAGGACTCAGGGTATTATTGGTATGATTATACAACGAGTGCCCCATACCTCATGCGAAATGGCACCTTCGCCGAGGAGTTAGGGAATTACGAATATAATATCCTCAGCGGCCAACTCACACAGTATGTTAACTCGAGTGCTGTAACTGCGGCCTGGGTTCAGCAAGACGTCTTTATTGCAAAGCGGACCGACGATATCAACGGCATTGCTCCCTGCGATATAGACCTGGACAAGCTCAATGGTGCTCGTGCATGTTCACCCGATGGGAGCACTGCCTACTTTTTCATGGTCAGCCAACAGTTTTCACCCTTCTATTCCTGGGGCTGCTATGATGGGGTTCCAGGAGTATCCGATGTTGGGAATTACGGGCTCGATCTATACACTATGGCTACGGCAGCAGAGTGGATTCAGGACAACTACTTCGACTCCGTGGGATACTTCCCTAATATTTCACCTACCGATATGGTCAAGGCGTTCACGTCGCAGTATGATCCTTTGCCGAATGGTTACTTTATCAATCTCCCTATCCTGGATGCAGATGGACTGAGTCCTCCAGAAACCTATGGCGATGACTATGTGGAAGAG GCTCTCTTCCTGATCGAGGTCGCGTCCCAGCTTCCGAATGTTGATAACTGGCCATACTCTATTCCTTATAATCTTAATAATTGA
- a CDS encoding uncharacterized protein (ID:PFLUO_002581-T1.cds;~source:funannotate) codes for MPHLKLRDGAELFYKDWGNPEGAIVTFSHGWPLSSDNWENQMMYLADHGYRVIAHDRRGHGRSTQTWHGNNMDTFVDDLEELFAHLKVKDAVMVGHSHGGGEVTHYLGKHGTGRFKKAVLVGAVPPQMLKSTANPEGTDKSVFDSFREAMRKDRAQFFLDVPSGPFFGFNRPGVQKSEGQIRSWWRQGMNTSFKSAYDSIKDFSETDFTEDLKKINIPVLVLHGDDDQVVPIEAAGLKSAKLLPQGKLKVYKDGSHAIHNINVDEVNKDLLDFIKS; via the coding sequence ATGCCGCATCTGAAACTTCGAGATGGAGCCGAGCTCTTCTACAAGGACTGGGGCAACCCCGAAGGCGCTATAGTCACCTTCTCTCACGGTTGGCCCCTGAGCAGTGACAATTGGGAAAACCAAATGATGTACCTAGCCGATCACGGCTACCGGGTCATCGCGCACGACCGGCGTGGACATGGACGATCTACTCAGACGTGGCACGGAAACAATATGGACACCTTTGTCGACGACCTCGAGGAGCTTTTTGCACACCTGAAAGTCAAAGACGCAGTCATGGTTGGCCATTCccatggaggtggagaggtCACCCATTACCTTGGAAAGCACGGTACAGGCCGTTTCAAGAAAGCAGTCCTTGTCGGCGCCGTGCCGCCGCAGATGTTAAAGTCCACTGCCAACCCCGAGGGAACTGATAAGTCGGTTTTTGATTCTTTCCGAGAAGCGATGCGGAAAGACCGTGCGCAGTTCTTCTTGGATGTCCCGAGCGGACCATTCTTTGGTTTCAACCGACCCGGTGTTCAGAAAAGTGAAGGGCAGATCCGGAGCTGGTGGCGGCAGGGGATGAATACCAGTTTCAAATCAGCGTACGACTCAATCAAGGACTTCTCGGAGACCGATTTCACGGAAGAtctgaagaagatcaataTTCCGGTACTGGTCCTGCatggggatgatgatcaAGTTGTTCCCATTGAGGCAGCTGGACTGAAATCAGCAAAGCTTCTGCCTCAAGGCAAGCTAAAAGTTTACAAGGACGGATCGCACGCGATTCACAATATCAATGTTGATGAAGTCAACAAAGATTTGCTTGACTTTATCAAGTCGTAA
- a CDS encoding uncharacterized protein (ID:PFLUO_002582-T1.cds;~source:funannotate), with translation MSSLNNLAATTTTRYRSPIPPNAEIAKTKPAFARIQNANLGTLVGPENGGYYLKYPEGKVVAIASDRLCSIMDDSYMVLYFNLERQGLHEEAEESLEDLRKAGIDADRLKRDASDAIKGGVCVIDPDVDVDAGDDSQQPKAGF, from the coding sequence ATGTCGAGCCTGAATAACTTGGCcgcaaccaccaccacaagaTACAGATCGCCTATTCCTCCAAACGCCGAGATCGCCAAAACAAAGCCTGCATTCGCCCGGATCCAGAATGCCAACTTAGGAACACTCGTCGGCCCTGAAAATGGCGGGTACTATCTCAAGTATCCGGAGGGCAAGGTCGTAGCTATTGCTTCTGATCGTCTCTGTTCTATTATGGACGATTCCTACATGGTGCTCTATTTTAATCTCGAGAGGCAAGGTCTACACGAAGAGGCTGAGGAATCATTGGAGGACTTACGGAAAGCTGGGATTGACGCGGATCGGCTTAAGAGAGACGCAAGTGACGCGATTAAGGGTGGTGTATGTGTTATAGACCCTGATGTCGACGTGGACGCCGGTGATGATAGTCAACAGCCGAAGGCTGGATTTTAG
- a CDS encoding uncharacterized protein (ID:PFLUO_002583-T1.cds;~source:funannotate), giving the protein MIPCLLRALVVGLALPGAAVGVPQNHSEGEVDSLVASQILTDPYAFDFPRLGSPGSSLFPVPRCHGFTLEEASIDDIQEQLGKRTFTSVDLLACYLDRISQTQPYLNAILQFNPDAFSIAQKLDDERVQGKIRGPLHGIPFIVKDNIATKDRMETTAGSWALLGNVVPRDSHVVHSLRKAGALLLGKGALSEWADMRSNNYSEGFSGRGGQCRSAYNFNVNPGGSSTGPGVAVGANLVPFALGTETDGIINPAQRNAVVGIKPTVGLTSRAGVIPESLHQDTIGTFGKTVRDAVYALDAIYGVDARDNYTLAQQGQTPQGGYTQFLANKDALKGAVFGLPWKSFWALGDADQIAQLIELVDLIKEAGATVINGTELPHYKEIVSPDGWNWDYGSTRGYANESEYSYIKVDFYNNLRDYLADVNNTNIKSVEDLVQYNIDNYGSEGGYPGIHPAFGSGQDGLIASLNSKGIMNETYFQALEFCQRTTREEGIDAALKYKNGTLEGLLVPPDVAQSIQIAAQAGYPVITVPAGTEKVSGMPYGLGIMNTAFSEPTLIKYASAIEDLQKTSGTKWQRTLPEWRGYLERNLPVIM; this is encoded by the exons ATGATCCCTTGCTTGCTTCGGGCGCTGGTCGTGGGCCTGGCATTGCCAGGTGCTGCGGTTGGGGTCCCGCAAAATCACAGCGAGGGCGAAGTGGACAGTCTCGTTGCCTCGCAGATTCTGACAGACCCCTATGCCTTTGACTTTCCTCGTCTGGGCTCCCCAGGCTCCTCGCTATTCCCCGTGCCACGTTGCCATGGGTTCACGCTTGAGGAAGCCAGCatcgatgatatccaggAGCAGCTTGGCAAGAGGACTTTCACCAGCGTGGATCTCCTGGCGTGCTACCTAGACCGTATTTCGCAGACTCAGCCTTATCTCAA CGCAATCCTGCAGTTCAACCCGGATGCATTCTCCATCGCTCAAAAGCTTGATGATGAGCGCGTCCAGGGGAAGATTCGTGGTCCCCTCCATGGAATTCCCTTCATTGTGAAAGACAATATCGCCACAAAGGACCGCATGGAGACTACCGCCGGCAGCTGGGCACTTCTGGGCAACGTCGTGCCCCGGGATTCTCACGTTGTCCACAGTCTCCGCAAGGCCGGcgcgctgcttcttgggAAGGGCGCGTTAAGCGAGTGGGCCGATATGCGCTCCAATAACTACTCCGAGGGCTTCTCGGGCCGTGGCGGCCAGTGCCGTAGCGCGTACAACTTCAACGTCAATCCTGGCGGCAGCAGCACGGGTCCCGGtgttgctgttggtgctAACCTGGTTCCATTTGCCCTGGGAACTGAAACCGACGGAA TCATCAACCCCGCCCAGCGAAACGCTGTTGTGGGCATCAAGCCCACCGTCGGCTTGACCTCCCGTGCAGGCGTCATCCCAGAGTCCTTGCACCAGGATACCATTGGTACATTCGGAAAGACTGTTCGTGACGCCGTCTACGCACTTGATGCCATCTACGGTGTCGATGCTCGTGATAACTACACCCTTGCACAACAGGGCCAGACGCCGCAAGGCGGCTACACGCAGTTCCTCGCGAACAAAGATGCTCTAAAGGGCGCCGTCTTCGGTCTGCCATGGAAATCTTTCTGGGCTCTTGGTGACGCAGACCAGATCGCACAACTCATTGAACTGGTGGATCTGATCAAGGAAGCTGGAGCGACAGTCATCAACGGCACCGAGCTCCCGCACTACAAGGAAATCGTCTCCCCTGACGGCTGGAACTGGGACTACGGCTCCACTCGCGGATACGCCAATGAGTCCGAGTACTCGTACATCAAAGTCGACTTCTACAATAATCTGCGCGACTACCTAGCCGACGtgaacaacaccaacatcaaAtccgtcgaggatctggtcCAGTACAACATCGACAACTACGGCTCGGAGGGCGGCTACCCCGGCATCCACCCTGCTTTTGGCTCCGGCCAGGACGGCCTAATCGCATCCCTGAATAGCAAGGGGATCATGAACGAGACTTACTTCCAGGCGCTGGAGTTCTGCCAACGCACAACCCGCGAGGAGGGCATTGACGCCGCGTTGAAGTACAAGAACGGCACTCTGGAGGGCCTGTTGGTGCCCCCGGATGTTGCCCAGAGTATTCAAATCGCCGCCCAGGCTGGGTATCCTGTTATTACGGTGCCTGCCGGTACTGAAAAGGTGTCCGGTATGCCGTACGGTCTCGGGATCATGAACACGGCCTTCTCAGAACCGACATTGATCAAGTATGCTAGTGCCATTGAAGATCTTCAGAAAACGTCGGGTACGAAGTGGCAGCGCACCCTTCCGGAATGGCGTGGCTACCTGGAGCGCAACCTCCCCGTTATCATGTAA
- a CDS encoding uncharacterized protein (ID:PFLUO_002584-T1.cds;~source:funannotate) gives MSVRLYARIFLVKRLGLDDALATFTLTIYLAFVALSIVLINLGSGRHTMYIRHVLTMAIVRKSELLDYVAHILYTTTLFTCRLSGLAFYHRLSPPSSRLRQAVIVAVPLLFAAYLPQFFLLLFHCLPVTGLWPYAWQHEVTGYKCLSWGLVYSVNSGVSLASDILMFIIPVILIKQLHMSREKKIKLSFVMFPGVLVIAISAIRILLVVIGQWTSDGSWVYCPMLCIENAEIAGTLIALSVPALKPMFTNVSSRLTEYTSGNTRSRSTRLKDRSIPMSAVGFNTRDSKQLLYWSMHGRDDYEMMAPEISAAPDQRSSSTLDTEKDPGIRVTNEVDISMVERALSRSPRESVLH, from the exons ATGAGTGTGCGGCTTTATGCTCGGATATTTCTTGTTAAGAGACTGGGCCTGGACGACGCATTGGCTACGTTTACTCTG ACAATCTACCTCGCTTTCGTGGCCCTCtccatcgtcctcatcaACCTTGGAAGCGGCCGACATACGATGTACATCCGGCATGTCCTAACAATGGCCATAGTCCGCAAAAGTGAACTCCTCGATTACGTCGCACATATCCTGTACACGACTACACTCTTTACATGCCGACTCTCCGGTCTAGCCTTCTACCATCGGCTCAGCCCGCCATCCAGCAGACTGCGACAGGCCGTCATCGTCGCAGTACCGTTGCTTTTCGCCGCATACCTGCCCCAgttctttcttctgctgttccACTGCCTTCCCGTGACGGGTCTGTGGCCTTATGCATGGCAGCATGAGGTCACGGGCTATAAATGTCTCTCGTGGGGATTGGTATACTCGGTGAACTCGGGTGTCTCGCTAGCCAGCGATATTCTGATGTTTATCATCCCCGTTATCCTCATCAAGCAGCTTCATATGTCCAGGGAGAAAAAGATCAAACTTTCCTTTGTCATGTTCCCGGGTGTTCT tgtcatcgccatctccgccatccgcaTCTTGCTCGTGGTTATAGGCCAATGGACCTCCGACGGTAGCTGGGTTTACTGTCCTATGCTATGCATCGAAAATGCCGAGATCGCAGGCACGCTGATTGCGCTATCAGTGCCGGCTCTCAAACCCATGTTCACGAATGTGTCCTCCCGATTAACAGAGTACACTTCTGGCAATACGCGCTCGCGGTCTACGCGGTTGAAAGACCGCTCCATACCTATGAGCGCCGTCGGGTTTAATACCCGTGACAGCAAGCAACTGCTGTACTGGTCGATGCATGGTCGTGACGATTATGAGATGATGGCCCCTGAAATCTCGGCTGCGCCCGATCAGAGGTCGTCGTCAACGTTGGATACAGAGAAGGATCCTGGCATTAGGGTTACTAATGAGGTTGATATCTCGATGGTAGAGAGGGCTTTATCCAGATCACCACGGGAGTCTGTGCTTCATTAG